The Mercurialis annua linkage group LG2, ddMerAnnu1.2, whole genome shotgun sequence genome contains a region encoding:
- the LOC126667353 gene encoding protein NUCLEAR FUSION DEFECTIVE 4 — translation MPPSSSTTSARQWLSLVGIIWLQSVNGTNTNFPAYSSQLKHLLSISQLQLNNLAFASDAGKLFGFISGIASFYLPLWLVLLIGATLGLIGYGVQYLFLTSYISFLSYPHIFLLTVLAGNSICWINTVCYVVTIRNFESDRQVAVGLTTSYQGLSAKIYTVVVNALIFLFPPKSSAKTYLLLNSILPLLVSAMAVPIVREFDIIEDRTVMKFGFLAMFVITIGTGVYAVLSSLRASWFSPTGNAIGVMLFLLSPLMIPFAVRIRGWIVAKWVMNREAKVYDFTAEEKMESSVEVDKKDGEKEVNFGVVKEEIGVKIMVRRVDFWLYFGVYLCGATVGFVYLNNLGQIAESRGCLGTSSLVSLSSSFGFFGRLLPSLLDYFFSRRKHLISRPGCIAALMGPMSLSFMLLLNKSNMCLYMSTAIIGVCTGAITSISVSTTTDLFGTKHFSINHNVLVANIPIGSFIFGSLAAILYHNQGNGDDGKCIGAQCYKNTFIIWASLCFFGTFLSLILYARTRKFYSQKS, via the exons ATGCCACCTTCTTCCAGCACTACCAGTGCTCGTCAATGGCTAAGCCTCGTAGGTATCATATGGCTTCAGTCCGTAAACGGAACAAACACCAACTTCCCCGCTTACTCATCCCAGCTCAAACACCTCCTCTCCATTTCTCAGCTACAGCTTAACAATCTCGCTTTCGCCTCCGACGCCGGAAAGTTATTCGGTTTCATTTCAGGCATTGCCTCGTTTTATCTCCCGCTATGGCTCGTCCTCTTGATCGGCGCAACGCTCGGTTTGATCGGTTACGGAGTGCAATATCTTTTCTTAACAAGCTATATCTCATTTCTTTCATATCCCCATATTTTCTTGCTCACAGTTCTCGCCGGAAATAGTATTTGTTGGATCAACACAGTCTGTTACGTAGTTACGATCCGTAACTTTGAGTCCGATCGTCAAGTTGCTGTGGGATTAACCACGAGTTATCAAGGATTAAGTGCTAAAATATATACAGTCGTCGTTAAtgcattaatatttttgttcccGCCTAAAAGTTCAGCTAAAACGTATCTTCTTCTTAACTCTATATTACCTCTACTAGTATCAGCAATGGCCGTACCAATAGTTAGAGAATTCGATATCATTGAAGATCGAACAGTCATGAAATTTGGATTCTTGGCGATGTTTGTGATAACTATAGGAACCGGGGTTTACGCAGTTTTAAGTAGCTTGCGAGCGAGTTGGTTTTCGCCTACGGGGAATGCTATAGGGGTTATGTTGTTCTTATTATCACCGCTTATGATCCCGTTCGCGGTGAGGATCAGAGGGTGGATCGTGGCGAAATGGGTGATGAACAGAGAGGCGaaggtttatgattttactgCGGAGGAGAAGATGGAGAGTAGTGTGGAGGTTGATAAAAAGGATGGtgaaaaagaggttaattttgGGGTGGTGAAGGAGGAGATTGGAGTGAAAATAATGGTGAGGagggttgatttttggttgtaTTTTGGTGTGTATTTATGTGGGGCGACGGTTGGTTTTGTGTATTTAAATAATTTGGGACAAATTGCGGAATCTAGAGGTTGTTTAGGGACTTCTTCTCTTGTTTCTTTGTCTTCCTCGTTTGGTTTCTTTGGTCGTCTCTTGCCTTCTCTTTTGGACTACTTTTTCTCAAG GAGGAAGCATTTAATTTCAAGACCAGGATGTATAGCAGCATTGATGGGACCAATGTCACTAAGTTTCATGCTACTTCTCAACAAATCAAATATGTGTCTGTACATGAGCACAGCAATAATAGGAGTATGCACAGGAGCCATTACTTCTATTTCAGTATCAACAACCACTGACTTATTTGGCACCAAACATTTCAGCATAAACCATAATGTTTTGGTGGCTAATATTCCAATAGGCTCCTTCATATTTGGCTCTTTGGCTGCTATTCTTTATCATAATCAAGGCAATGGAGATGATGGCAAATGCATTGGTGCTCAATGTTACAAAAATACATTCATCATCTGGGCTTCACTTTgtttttttgggacttttctttcTTTAATTCTTTATGCTCGTACTAGGAAATTCTACTCTCAAAAATCTTAG